In Picosynechococcus sp. PCC 7002, the following are encoded in one genomic region:
- a CDS encoding DUF429 domain-containing protein, producing MKFLGVDFGWTSGASGLCCLEIQDQQLAIAQFDLLLDPAEIVTWVDQLLPKETMGLVAVDAPTIIPNETGTRLPDRLTHKYFGKYHAGCYPANLNRPFAPRTTQLGLDLEALGFGHAPEIDARKPGRYQIEVFPHPAMVRLFQLERIIKYKKGKLGDRRQELQRLVGLIETVLTTLTPQLSLNHLWDDLVQPIPTAKGSDLKEIEDRIDALVCAYVGAYWWYWGQAKNQTLGDHHSGYIIVPAPVTMGDQQS from the coding sequence GTGAAATTTCTGGGGGTTGATTTTGGTTGGACGTCCGGTGCCAGTGGTTTGTGTTGTTTAGAAATACAAGATCAGCAATTGGCGATCGCCCAGTTTGATCTGCTTCTTGATCCCGCCGAAATTGTCACTTGGGTTGATCAACTGCTCCCGAAAGAAACAATGGGCCTCGTTGCGGTGGATGCGCCGACGATTATCCCCAACGAAACGGGAACGCGCCTGCCAGATCGCCTCACCCACAAATATTTTGGGAAATACCACGCGGGTTGTTATCCAGCGAATTTAAACCGTCCCTTTGCGCCCCGCACCACCCAATTGGGCTTGGATCTTGAAGCCTTAGGCTTTGGCCATGCCCCGGAAATTGACGCTCGAAAACCGGGCCGTTACCAGATTGAGGTGTTTCCCCACCCGGCGATGGTGCGTCTATTTCAGCTAGAGCGAATCATCAAATACAAAAAAGGAAAGTTAGGCGATCGCCGCCAGGAATTACAACGTTTGGTGGGTCTAATTGAAACAGTGTTGACGACTCTTACCCCGCAATTGAGCTTAAATCATCTCTGGGACGATCTCGTTCAACCGATCCCAACAGCCAAAGGCAGTGATCTCAAAGAAATCGAAGACCGCATCGATGCCTTAGTTTGTGCCTATGTGGGAGCCTACTGGTGGTACTGGGGCCAGGCGAAAAACCAAACCCTTGGCGATCACCACTCCGGTTACATTATCGTCCCAGCACCTGTTACGATGGGTGATCAGCAATCATAA
- the petP gene encoding cytochrome b6f subunit PetP yields MEIGQKVQIYRLRDRVGKDLADKLGKVGTITDFRVTDGSGIGAIVTFDDKTATWFFGDELRPAS; encoded by the coding sequence ATGGAAATCGGGCAAAAAGTACAAATCTACCGTTTGCGGGATCGTGTTGGTAAAGATCTCGCCGATAAACTCGGTAAAGTAGGCACCATCACAGACTTTCGCGTCACCGACGGTAGCGGCATTGGGGCGATCGTGACCTTTGATGATAAAACCGCCACTTGGTTTTTTGGGGATGAACTGCGTCCTGCATCCTAG
- a CDS encoding pentapeptide repeat-containing protein produces the protein MDAGELLERYAAGERDFREIDLEGAFLGGGSFDGINLRESHLSRIVFTGASLKQANFREADLTNSSLQANLSEANLISCDLTDANLTTAQLTYGGLRAANLTNAQLVSADLSCATLNEAILREANLTNATLTDAFIGRANLTQANLEGANLANANLTSTILIGANLKGANLSHAIMHGVNATGAIADHADFSQAKLNSANFTNVKLRQAVLRKVQMAWTTMRGADLSEAQLFRSKLYWSNFTSANLTRAVLLDATVDQVNFHNAIFDGTILPEGLDVGN, from the coding sequence ATGGATGCGGGAGAATTATTAGAACGCTATGCGGCCGGAGAACGGGATTTCCGGGAAATAGACCTTGAAGGGGCGTTTTTGGGGGGCGGCAGTTTTGATGGGATCAATCTCCGGGAAAGCCATTTGTCCCGGATTGTGTTCACGGGGGCATCCCTTAAGCAGGCAAATTTTCGGGAGGCAGATCTTACCAATAGCAGTCTCCAAGCCAATCTCAGTGAAGCAAATTTAATTTCCTGCGACCTGACCGACGCGAATTTAACCACCGCCCAACTCACCTACGGGGGACTCCGGGCAGCCAATTTAACTAATGCTCAACTGGTCTCAGCGGATCTCAGTTGTGCCACCCTCAACGAAGCGATTTTGCGGGAAGCCAATCTCACCAACGCGACCTTAACGGATGCATTCATTGGGCGAGCGAACTTAACCCAGGCCAACCTAGAAGGGGCCAACCTTGCCAATGCAAACCTCACCAGCACGATTTTGATCGGCGCGAATTTAAAGGGAGCCAACCTTTCCCACGCGATTATGCACGGGGTCAATGCCACCGGGGCGATCGCCGACCACGCAGATTTTAGCCAGGCGAAACTTAATAGCGCCAACTTTACCAACGTTAAACTGCGCCAGGCGGTACTCCGGAAGGTGCAAATGGCCTGGACAACCATGCGCGGAGCGGATCTGAGTGAGGCGCAACTTTTCCGCAGTAAGCTTTATTGGTCAAATTTCACCAGTGCGAATCTAACCCGGGCCGTGCTGCTAGATGCAACGGTGGATCAAGTAAATTTCCACAACGCGATTTTTGATGGGACAATTCTCCCCGAAGGTCTTGATGTGGGTAATTAA
- the ribE gene encoding riboflavin synthase — MFTGLIQALGTVKALGGDRFAIDIQGDGAGQVMSDLALGDSVAVDGVCLTVETIAEQGFVATASPETLKRTILGDAVARSNWVNIETSLRVGSKIGGHFVSGHVDTIGALEKVVETARAWELWFTAIADYQTTWDMNISPCLVSKGSIAVNGISLTVAECDRLGQWFKVAVIPHTYAETNLAYLKPGSWVNLEGDILAKYVQRFVSYQREQKAPDIGLDFLQEHGYL; from the coding sequence GTGTTTACTGGATTGATTCAAGCCCTTGGTACCGTTAAAGCCCTTGGTGGCGATCGCTTTGCCATCGATATCCAGGGCGACGGCGCGGGTCAAGTGATGTCGGATCTAGCCCTCGGCGATAGTGTGGCCGTAGATGGCGTTTGTTTGACCGTCGAAACCATTGCCGAACAAGGATTTGTTGCTACGGCCTCCCCCGAAACCCTAAAACGCACCATCCTCGGTGATGCCGTTGCCCGCTCCAATTGGGTGAATATTGAAACGTCCCTGCGGGTGGGCAGTAAGATCGGTGGTCATTTTGTGTCGGGCCATGTGGATACCATTGGCGCTTTAGAGAAGGTTGTCGAAACCGCCCGTGCCTGGGAACTGTGGTTTACGGCGATCGCCGATTACCAGACGACCTGGGATATGAATATTTCCCCTTGTCTGGTGTCCAAGGGAAGCATTGCAGTGAATGGCATTAGTCTAACGGTGGCCGAATGCGATCGCCTGGGGCAGTGGTTTAAGGTGGCGGTGATTCCCCATACCTACGCCGAAACCAATTTGGCCTATCTCAAGCCGGGCAGTTGGGTGAACCTAGAGGGGGATATCCTCGCGAAATATGTCCAGCGATTTGTCAGTTACCAACGGGAACAAAAAGCCCCTGACATTGGCCTCGACTTCCTCCAGGAACATGGCTATTTATAG
- the bchI gene encoding magnesium chelatase ATPase subunit I, translated as MTVTAEAPPQEKVKRRVVFPFTAVIGQDEMKLALKLNIIDPKIGGVMIMGDRGTGKSTTIRALADLLPEIEVVANDPFNSDPKNPELMGDEVRQKLENNEPIEVARKKVPMIDLPLGATEDRVCGTIDIEKALSEGVKAFEPGLLAKANRGVLYVDEVNLLDDHLVDVLLDSAAGGWNTVEREGISIRHPASFVLVGSGNPEEGELRPQLLDRFGMHAEIRTERNPEQRVEIVERRSAFDQNPTEFLQQYDAEQKAEQERLVRAQELLPQVTIDRELKVKISEVCSEADVDGLRGDIVTNRAAKALAAYEGRTEVTVDDIRRVVTLCLRHRLRKDPLESIDSGYKVQKIVARVFGLEEDE; from the coding sequence ATGACAGTAACGGCTGAAGCTCCTCCCCAAGAAAAAGTAAAACGTCGTGTGGTGTTCCCCTTTACGGCGGTAATCGGCCAAGATGAAATGAAACTGGCCCTCAAACTCAACATCATCGACCCCAAGATCGGCGGCGTGATGATCATGGGCGATCGCGGTACCGGAAAATCCACCACCATCCGTGCTTTAGCCGATCTCCTGCCCGAAATCGAAGTGGTTGCCAACGATCCCTTTAACAGCGACCCCAAAAACCCTGAACTCATGGGCGATGAAGTGCGGCAAAAACTCGAAAACAACGAACCAATCGAAGTCGCCCGCAAAAAAGTGCCGATGATTGACCTGCCCCTCGGCGCAACAGAAGACCGGGTTTGTGGCACCATCGACATCGAAAAAGCCCTCTCCGAAGGGGTAAAAGCCTTTGAACCGGGTCTTTTGGCAAAAGCAAACCGGGGTGTCCTCTATGTGGATGAAGTTAACCTCCTCGATGATCACCTGGTAGACGTTCTCCTCGACTCCGCCGCTGGCGGTTGGAATACCGTTGAACGGGAAGGGATTTCCATTCGTCACCCTGCCAGTTTTGTCCTTGTCGGTTCCGGCAACCCCGAAGAAGGAGAACTGCGGCCCCAACTTCTCGACCGTTTCGGGATGCACGCTGAGATCCGCACCGAACGCAATCCCGAACAGCGCGTTGAAATTGTCGAACGTCGTTCGGCCTTTGACCAAAATCCCACAGAATTTCTGCAACAATACGACGCCGAGCAAAAAGCAGAACAGGAACGCCTTGTCCGCGCCCAGGAACTTTTACCCCAGGTCACCATTGATCGAGAACTAAAGGTGAAGATCTCCGAAGTTTGTTCCGAAGCGGATGTGGATGGTCTCCGGGGTGATATCGTCACCAACCGCGCCGCCAAAGCCCTCGCCGCCTATGAAGGCCGCACCGAAGTGACCGTGGATGATATTCGCCGGGTGGTTACCCTTTGTCTGCGACACCGTCTGCGGAAAGATCCCCTTGAATCAATTGATTCTGGCTATAAGGTTCAGAAAATTGTCGCCCGCGTCTTTGGTCTAGAAGAAGACGAGTAA
- a CDS encoding recombinase family protein, with amino-acid sequence MTIFVYSYSDPLLDAAPEPELWGVEVDRIYSDWGQRQQLTQLLTDLDTGDRPDYLLLRRLDELGENLSEIGDRLQHIENYGVGIIATEQDYQSDQPLDQKALGQLFQTIGDRLRQQKIQRGHAKNRRQFLPPPGKAPYGYKRGQDRYLIDRSTAPVVKDFCEHFLLFGSLRGAVRHLEQRFGKKIAVSTGRNWLSNPVYRGQLHYCDGTTIPKTHAAILTDNEAAQIDRLLRRNRPLAPRSASAPRCLAGLVQCQTCGSALTISRVSRRNHPKTYLYLRPLACPEKPKCRAIAYDKIFRATVQSICQEFPAIAQQYQGPSLDQQQGQIQQEIQQKESLIAALPDLTAQGIFDPETAAQRRYVLRSEISQLQTQLNQLPPANLGAIAKTITLESFWYDLSEAERRFYLREFIEQIQLHRTSRDDWQIQLKFIFSTSFRYTDE; translated from the coding sequence ATGACGATTTTTGTCTACAGCTACAGTGACCCACTCCTGGATGCCGCCCCAGAACCGGAACTTTGGGGGGTTGAGGTTGATCGCATTTATAGCGATTGGGGCCAACGGCAACAGCTCACCCAGTTACTCACGGATCTCGACACAGGCGATCGCCCCGATTATTTACTATTACGTCGCCTCGATGAATTGGGGGAGAACCTCAGTGAGATTGGCGATCGCCTCCAGCACATCGAAAATTATGGTGTGGGGATTATCGCCACCGAGCAAGATTACCAAAGCGATCAACCGCTAGATCAAAAAGCCCTCGGTCAACTCTTTCAAACTATTGGCGATCGCCTCAGACAACAAAAAATTCAACGGGGCCACGCCAAAAACCGCCGCCAATTTCTGCCGCCCCCAGGCAAAGCCCCCTACGGTTACAAGCGAGGCCAAGACCGTTACCTCATCGACCGCAGTACCGCCCCCGTGGTGAAAGATTTTTGTGAACATTTCCTCCTCTTCGGTTCCCTGCGGGGGGCCGTGCGTCACCTAGAACAGCGCTTTGGGAAAAAAATTGCCGTATCCACCGGGCGCAACTGGTTAAGCAATCCCGTCTACCGGGGTCAGCTCCATTACTGCGACGGAACAACCATTCCCAAAACCCACGCCGCAATCCTCACCGACAACGAAGCCGCCCAAATTGATCGCCTCCTGCGCCGCAATCGTCCCCTCGCCCCCCGCAGTGCCAGTGCTCCCCGCTGTTTAGCCGGGCTGGTGCAATGTCAAACCTGTGGCAGTGCCCTCACCATTAGCCGTGTCAGTCGGCGTAATCATCCGAAAACCTATCTATACCTGCGTCCCCTCGCCTGTCCCGAAAAGCCAAAATGCCGGGCGATCGCCTACGACAAAATTTTCCGGGCCACCGTACAAAGCATTTGCCAGGAGTTCCCCGCGATCGCCCAGCAATACCAAGGCCCCTCCCTAGATCAGCAACAGGGTCAGATTCAACAGGAGATTCAACAAAAGGAAAGCCTCATTGCCGCCCTCCCGGATCTCACGGCCCAGGGTATTTTTGACCCAGAAACGGCTGCCCAACGCCGCTATGTGCTGCGTAGCGAAATTAGCCAACTGCAAACCCAATTAAACCAACTTCCCCCCGCTAACCTGGGGGCGATCGCCAAAACCATTACCCTCGAATCTTTTTGGTATGACCTATCGGAAGCCGAGCGGCGCTTTTACCTGCGGGAATTTATCGAACAAATCCAACTCCACCGTACTAGCCGTGACGATTGGCAAATCCAGTTAAAATTCATTTTTTCGACCAGTTTCCGATACACTGATGAATGA
- the uvrB gene encoding excinuclease ABC subunit UvrB — protein MSNGSNVLFRLHAPFEPTGDQPQAIAKLVQSLASQAKYQTLLGATGTGKTFTMAAVIAQMQKPTLVLAHNKTLAAQLCNELRQFFPYNAVEYFISYYDYYQPEAYIPVTDTYIEKTASINDEIDMLRHSATRSLFERKDVIVVASISCIYGLGIPSEYLKAAISLKVGEELDQRAVLRQLVTVQYNRNDTDLSRGNFRVKGDILEIVPAYEDRVIRVEFFGDEIDAIRLLDPVTGEILQSLDQVNIYPARHFVTPQEQLAIACEQIKAELDSQLTVLEAENKLLEAQRLKQRTSYDLELLQEVGYCNGVENYSRFLAGREAGSPPECLIDYFPEDWLLVVDESHVTVPQIRGMYNGDQARKKVLIDHGFRLPSAADNRPLKSEEFWQKVNQCVFVSATPGNWEIEQSEARVIEQVIRPTGVVDPEIDVRPTDGQVDDLLGEIRQREKLKERVLITTLTKRMAEDLTDYFSDQGVAVQYLHSEIKSIERIEILQALRKGEFDVLIGVNLLREGLDLPEVSLVAIMDADKEGFLRAERSLIQTIGRAARHVRGQAILYADNLTDSMAKAIAETERRRVIQIAYNKKHNITPQPIKKRDENAILSFLDISRRLNTQQLQQVVEHMEEVPLEKIPDVIKQLEEQMKEAAKNLEFEQAALLRDQIKKLRHQLLGSHDN, from the coding sequence ATGTCTAACGGGAGTAATGTTTTGTTTCGTCTCCATGCCCCTTTTGAACCTACTGGTGATCAACCCCAGGCGATCGCCAAATTGGTGCAATCCTTAGCATCCCAAGCGAAATATCAGACCCTCTTGGGGGCGACGGGCACGGGCAAAACCTTTACGATGGCGGCGGTGATCGCCCAGATGCAGAAACCCACCCTCGTTTTGGCACACAATAAAACCCTCGCGGCACAGCTTTGTAACGAGTTGCGGCAATTTTTTCCCTACAACGCCGTGGAATATTTCATTAGTTATTACGACTATTATCAACCGGAAGCCTACATTCCCGTCACCGATACTTATATTGAAAAAACCGCTTCGATCAACGACGAAATTGATATGTTGCGCCACTCCGCCACGCGATCACTGTTTGAACGCAAGGATGTGATTGTGGTGGCTTCCATTAGTTGTATCTACGGGTTAGGAATTCCGAGCGAATATTTAAAGGCAGCTATTTCTCTCAAAGTAGGGGAAGAATTGGATCAGCGGGCGGTACTGCGGCAACTGGTGACCGTGCAATATAATCGCAACGATACCGATTTAAGTCGCGGCAATTTTCGGGTGAAGGGCGACATTTTAGAAATTGTCCCTGCCTACGAAGATCGGGTGATTCGCGTCGAATTTTTCGGCGATGAAATTGATGCGATTCGCCTCCTTGATCCCGTCACGGGTGAAATTTTACAAAGCCTCGATCAGGTTAATATTTATCCCGCTCGCCACTTTGTTACGCCCCAAGAACAGTTGGCGATCGCCTGTGAACAAATCAAAGCCGAATTAGATAGTCAACTCACAGTTTTAGAAGCAGAGAATAAACTCCTCGAAGCCCAGCGTTTAAAGCAGCGAACGAGTTATGATCTCGAACTTTTACAGGAAGTTGGTTATTGTAATGGTGTCGAAAATTATTCCCGTTTCTTAGCCGGACGGGAAGCCGGATCGCCCCCCGAATGTTTAATTGATTATTTCCCTGAAGATTGGCTTTTAGTGGTTGATGAATCCCATGTCACTGTGCCGCAAATTCGGGGAATGTATAACGGTGATCAAGCCCGCAAAAAAGTCTTAATTGACCATGGCTTTCGGTTACCCAGTGCCGCCGATAATCGTCCTTTAAAGTCTGAAGAATTTTGGCAAAAAGTCAATCAATGTGTGTTTGTTTCTGCGACCCCCGGTAATTGGGAAATCGAGCAATCGGAAGCGCGGGTTATTGAGCAAGTCATTCGTCCCACAGGCGTTGTCGATCCAGAAATTGATGTGCGCCCCACCGACGGACAAGTGGATGATCTATTAGGGGAAATTCGTCAACGAGAAAAATTAAAAGAACGAGTTTTAATTACCACTTTAACGAAACGAATGGCGGAGGATTTAACGGATTATTTCAGTGACCAGGGAGTAGCCGTGCAATATCTCCATTCTGAGATTAAATCCATCGAACGAATTGAAATTTTGCAGGCGCTCCGCAAGGGAGAATTTGATGTTTTAATTGGGGTCAATTTACTCCGAGAAGGTTTAGATTTACCGGAGGTTTCCCTCGTCGCGATTATGGATGCCGATAAGGAAGGGTTCCTGCGGGCGGAACGGTCTTTAATCCAAACCATTGGTCGGGCGGCGCGCCATGTGCGGGGTCAGGCGATCCTCTACGCCGATAATCTCACCGATAGTATGGCAAAGGCGATCGCCGAAACAGAACGCCGTCGCGTTATCCAAATCGCCTACAACAAAAAACACAACATCACCCCCCAACCGATCAAAAAGCGGGACGAAAATGCAATTTTATCTTTTCTCGATATTTCCCGCCGCTTAAATACCCAGCAATTACAACAAGTTGTTGAACACATGGAGGAAGTCCCCCTCGAAAAAATTCCCGATGTGATTAAGCAGCTAGAAGAGCAAATGAAAGAAGCCGCCAAAAATCTCGAATTTGAACAGGCCGCTCTACTCCGCGATCAAATTAAAAAACTCCGCCATCAACTTTTAGGGAGTCACGATAACTAG
- a CDS encoding bifunctional nuclease family protein, whose protein sequence is MIEMHVAGIALDAITRSPIILLKDASERRALPIYIAQDQARSIMNVLEQKTPPRPLTHDLFADLLEAWDLTLDKIIIHALEEHTFYAVLCTSQGEETQEIDCRPSDAIAIALRTESPIWVVEEVISEASIPVDRDADEEERQAFRAFVDQISPEDLIRHSQSANPEES, encoded by the coding sequence ATGATTGAAATGCACGTTGCTGGCATTGCCCTTGATGCCATTACTCGGAGCCCGATCATTCTCCTGAAAGATGCCTCGGAACGGCGTGCTTTACCGATCTATATTGCCCAGGATCAAGCCCGCTCAATTATGAATGTCTTGGAGCAAAAAACACCGCCACGGCCCCTCACCCATGATCTCTTTGCGGATCTATTGGAAGCTTGGGATCTCACCCTCGATAAAATTATTATCCATGCCCTAGAAGAACACACTTTCTATGCGGTGCTTTGTACCTCCCAGGGGGAAGAAACCCAAGAAATTGACTGTCGCCCCAGTGATGCGATCGCCATTGCCCTGCGCACCGAAAGTCCGATTTGGGTCGTCGAAGAAGTGATTTCTGAGGCTTCAATTCCCGTAGACCGCGATGCTGACGAAGAAGAACGGCAAGCCTTCCGCGCCTTTGTCGATCAGATTAGCCCCGAAGATTTAATCCGCCACAGCCAATCCGCCAATCCAGAAGAAAGCTAA